The Ziziphus jujuba cultivar Dongzao chromosome 5, ASM3175591v1 genome segment tttcttttttttcaacattACGGGTTGTTTGTCAtacataaaacaataattttatgtattattaGATTGATCTAATAATGATACTGATGATAAAACTATTAGATTGACCTAGtagaagttttttgtttttttttttttatcccctattaataatttttttctattccaATGTTTTAAGCTCGCAACTTTTCAGATGGAAATATGAGTAGTTTACCATTATATATTTCGGCTTTAACTTAGAAATCATTTATAGCATAATTGTGATATTGTTGGGaagatatatatttgtaaatgttCCAGGGACTTTCTCGTAAAATTCCcaaacaataaacaaaattaaaaattaaaaattaaccaaCATTTCAATGGCATTAAATTAAAACCCTCAAACAAGGCGAAATTTCAGTATTACAATAACTTTCTCCCAGCTCGTAATTAAACACATGTAAAATTTATGCAAAATTCTTTCTTCACCAACGAAATGGAAGTACGGTTTTCCTCGGGGTAATTATAtacccatacatatatattgattttttcccttttttttttctttttttttttttttggttcacatGATATTGCAAATTCTGCCATATTCATAATCAGATGCAAATGATCCAACGCCAACAAGCTGACAGTCATTACAGCAAGGAGGGAGGATGCAACAGGGaattttatctttatctttttctttttctttttctttttcttcttcctttggaGGTCCAACACTCACAACATCGGCTGGTTTACCCAACTTCCTCAACTTTTTTAC includes the following:
- the LOC107421641 gene encoding heavy metal-associated isoprenylated plant protein 2-like, whose translation is MKKIVIKVAINCQICKTTLLKAVTKLSGIIEVAVDGEKELLTVVGEADPVKVVKKLRKLGKPADVVSVGPPKEEEKEKEKEKDKDKIPCCILPPCCNDCQLVGVGSFASDYEYGRICNIM